Within the Stigmatopora argus isolate UIUO_Sarg chromosome 23, RoL_Sarg_1.0, whole genome shotgun sequence genome, the region CTCTGTTTGCCCCAGAGTTTGGCAATGTTATTTATGTTCTGCACAAGTGCACTTTGTTTGAAAAGTTCTATTCAGAGTTCTTATGTTTTATatgttaaataataaataaatatgttcgtGTTCATTAGATTTGTCCGTGCGTATTGCTTTGAAATATAATCCCCTATTTGTCGTAAACTAGAGCAGAAAACCTGACCATTCAAATGTTAAGGcggtggctccttagccggtaaccggtcaaatagcctatatggccccatatggctatttagccggtaagaattcggtgtggggtaaatagtaagaaactacagctacggagccactgcctaaataatagtcattaaatccctattcacctaatgttaaaatctatcaattggcaataagacatcaaatttcaataagattggttgaatggtttagaaaatcccctattcactcaatgttatatcataggttaccggctaaatagcccctgggactatttgaccggttaccggctaaggagccactcaCTGCCTTTAAATAAAGTTCAGTTGAAAGTTAGTCGGGCACGACTGTTTTATAACAAACATGGaataaacattttgtttttatcccGTAAAAATTGCCACGATCTTAAAAAGAAACCCAGACTAATTTTGAAAGATGGTTTTATACTTTTAGACGTTTTTGTTTTAACGTTTTATTTTGACTCGTGTGGCGCTGTTGTTCACACTCCACACCAGTAGGTGGCGGTAATGAAGGCAAACCCCCTCATAGAATGGAAAAATAGGGAATACAAAGCcgtctttttaatgaaaacctgTCTCGCTCCAGGGAGCTCTGGGGTCCAACTACGCCGCGTCAAAAGTTGCAATAAGGTTGGGTGAGCTTTCAGCTTTGACTGCCCCGGAAAAAAAGACGTGTCACTTTCCTCATATTTGCCAATCAGACTCGCGGAGAAGCCGTCCGAGGACCAGTAGAGCCCCCACTCACAAGATGAGGACCTCAGGTAAGAGAATGAAACTTTTCCGGCTGCGTGGCAGAATTCTTTGGTAATTGGAGGTCACGCTGATGAAATCTCGAGAGCACTTTATCGTGCATTTTCCAGTCCAGGATGATTCCGTATTTGAGGGAATGCTCGGGCCagattcatacctgtcaacctctgccgataactgcccttataaatgattatgattccccttacaaacccccccaaaaaccttacaaacaccgtacgactcgtatgagtcgtacggtgtttgtaaggtttttggggggtttgtaaggggaatcataatcatttataagggcagttatcggcagaggttgacaggtatgcagattGCTTGCGTTTGGCACGGAAGAATCctgtttcagcgccattgagGGCGATGGAACGATCCAGTCCAAACGGACAGGACGttcgtcgccgtcaatggcagctaaaggTGCGCCGCTCGACTCTTGCCACAGTTTGAAGGATCGAAGGAGTAAAGGCGGCGCCAGCGATGGCTGGCGAGAAGTTGCTCAGCCTCCCCGCCAACCGCCGCATCGCGGTCGGCCTGTTGGCCAACCTGCTGTCGTCCATCTGCATCGTCTTCCTCAACAAGTGGATCTACCTGCACTACGGCTTCCCCAACATGACCCTGACCCTGGTCCACTTCGCCGTCACCTGGCTGGGGCTGTACGGGTGCCAGAAGATGGACGTCTTCTCGCCCAAACGTCTGCCGCTGCGCCGCATCGGCTGGCTGGCGCTCAGCTTCTGCGGCTTCGTGGCCTTCACCAACTTGTCGCTGCAGAACAACTCGGTGGGCACGTACCAGCTTGCCAAAGCCATGACCACGCCCGTCATCATCTTCATCCAGACGGCCTTCTACAACAAGACCTTCTCCACCAAGATTCAACTGACCCTGGTCAGGTTTCCCCCCGTCGCCGCGCTGTCCCCTCAACGCCCACTTTGTCCTGATTCATCTTGCTTGTTTTTGCTCTCCAACCCGTGCAGGTGCCAATCACCTTGGGCGTGATTCTCAATTCGTACTACGACGTGCGTTTCAACGTGCCCGGGACGCTTTTCGCCACCTTGGGCGTTCTGGTGACCTCACTCTACCAAGTGGTGAGCCGCCAAATTTCTTTTGCTTAACTGCTCGGTCTGTAAGATCGATTAAGAACAAATCAAGGGATTCCTCCAGTACGAAAAGTTAGGGGGATGAGGCCAAAGGTCACTCATGTCAGAAAAGGGCCTTTTCTGTGCAATTctttaactttttttctatCCATCTGTctcttttccgttttttttttagtgggtGGGAGCAAAACAACACGAGCTCCAGGTGAACTCCATGCAGCTCCTGTACTACCAGGCTCCCCTGTCATCAGGCTTCCTGCTCATCATTATCCCCTTCTTCGAGCCGCTCGGGGGTGACGGGGGAATATTCGGACCCTGGTCTCTACCAGCTCTGGTCGGCTGCTTTTTCTGCCCGACTCGCATTGGGCCTTTGTTTGTATTGAATGTGCTTTgcgtcctctttttttttcttcccccccagttgactgtgtttttttctggagtCGTGGCCTTCCTGGTCAACCTGTCCATCTACTGGATCATCGGAAACACGTCGGCTGTTACGTATCCTTAAATTAGGGCAGCccagttcaatccatttttgggTTAGGGATTGGACGCCCGTCGCAGtcggtggcagtgaatgagccaAAGGCGTGGTGGTCAATTTGTCAACGTGCCCAATTTTTTTGTCCTTGACTCCAAGTTTCCCAGCTACAACATGTTTGGCCACTTCAAATTTTGCCTAACACTGGTGGGCGGGTACGTTCTTTTTCAGGACCCGCTGTCGTTCAACCAGGTGAGCCTTCGGTCACAAAATGTGTTAGTTGCTTCCAAACGACTGACGACGGCCGTGTGACTCCTTCAGGCTTTGGGGATTCTTTGCACCCTGGTGGGAATCTTGTCATACACGCACATCAAGCTCGCCGAAATAGAGGAGGGAAAGAGTCGGCTGGCTCAGAGACCTTAAGTCCACCGACAAGTCAATCACAGAATCagggactttttattttttttctacggaTCTATTTTATCCAATGAATTTTTGCAAGAAATGAGTGGCATTCCACCCCTCCCCCccacctaaaaataaaaagggtttaAGGCAGTGTCATGTCATTTCTTTATGGGTGATCTGTCTTTTTACACGGCTAGAGTTGCAGGGTAAAACTTGTGGAAAATTTGAAATAATCCATAATTGATCACTAAATGATGTAAATCTGGCAGTGATCCAAACTCAAAGGAAATGCTTTATCCATGTTGTACTAAGCTAATGTGATAGCTTGTATTGTTTAAATTGGACGTGTTTATCATCGTAACGTGTGATCTCATTTGGTTGAAATGTAAATTTGATGTTAGCATGAAATGGATTAAGTTGAAATGAACACTGCTACTTAATTACAGGAAATTAAGCACACTATAGTTTAAtactctttttgtttttacgcGGTGTGAAAGCAGCACGCCTCTATCGTCAATTTTATGTAACGCAGGTAATAGTACGTATTGGGGAAATGATttataaaagtaaatatttttactCAGGCGCCCTTGTTAGCGCCGCTTACGGGGTCCTTCGTGGCACACGGAAATCAAACGTCAGTGACCGATGTTTATTTTCCTTCCAACAGCAGGTAAAGTTATCATTTTCGACATATTTCACACGCGTCTGAGGCACATTGTGCCACAATATGaagtaaaatgaaataaaggagGTTATCGTTAATTGACGCACTTCCTATGGCGCACTTGGACGTTGTCGAAAAGGTTTGTTTACACCTTTTTGCAAGGCGGCCATGTAATGGAGTGGCCTAGCTGAAAGTTAGCAATACCACTCACTTTTGTTTTGGAGTTCGAGTGTTCCGTAATAGCAAGGTCTGCGAGATTGTTCAAGTCGGTCTGTTTTATCAAGCTCACCGTAGTGCCAAAACCGCGCTGTATATTTTGATTGAGAAGATAGGAATAGGTGGAAATCACGAAGCTAAGCTAAACGGCTAACAGCGAAACATGACAAGTATGCTTTGTTGTATTTACGACCAATATTACGGGCAATATCAATGTTTTTTGCTACACGTCGGTGTAGTCTAAATGGTCGCATTTGTTTTGTAAACTCCACGTATTTATAGTACTATTGATCCGCGATTTGAATTAATAACGTGTGTCCTCCTTCCCAGGACGGCGTTAGTATGCCCGCTGAACGCAAGCGCTCGGTAAACATGGACGAGAAAGACGCCTGCTCCTCCGGCGTCAAGGACAAAGAAAAGGAGAGAGACGCGGAGAGGAAAGCCACGGCTCCGCCGCAGCAGGACAAAGCCAAAGACGAGGCCAAGGCGAGCGGCAAGAAGGACTCCGGCAAAGAAGACAAGCGGAAGCggcaggaggaggagaagaagaagaaagaggagAAGGATCgaaagaagaaggaggaggacaaACAGAAAGCGGAGGAAGAGCAGAagcagaaggaggaggaggtgaagaggcagcaggaggaggaagagaagaAGCTTCAAGAGGAGGAGGCCAGAAGACGACGCGAGGAGGAGGCCGCTCTCCTTAAGTATGCTCTTTGGTAATGGCCGTCCGTGTGAAAGTTGACTGATGCTGATAAGGTGATGTGGACGTGTTGCAGGGAGCAGGAAGAAGGACAGCAGCTGCAACAGGAGGCCTGGGAGCGCCACCACTGCAGGAAGGAACTGCGCGCCAAGAACCAGAAGGCGCACGAGGCCAGGCCGGAAGAGGCCTTCTTCAGCAGGCTGGACTCCAGCCTGAAGAAGAACACGGCCTTCGTCAAGAAGCTGCGCACGCTCACCGAGCAGCAGCGGGACTCGCTCTCCAACGACTTTGGCTCGCTCAACCTCAGCAAGTACATCGGCGAGGCGGTGGCCTCGGTGGTGGAGGCCAAGCTCAAGATCTCGGACGTGGGCTGCGCCGTGCACCTCTGCTCGCTCTTCCACCAGAGGTATGGCGAATTTGCGCCGCTGCTGCTGCAGGGCTGGAGGAAGCACTTTGAGGCGCGCAAGGAGGACAAAGCGCCCAACGTTAGCAAGCTGCGCACCGACCTGCGCTTCCTGGCCGAGCTCACCATCGTGGGCTTCTTCACCGACAAGGAGGGCCTCTCGCTCATCTACGAGCAGCTGAAGAACATCATCGCCGCCGACCgcgacacgcacacgcacgtgtCGGTGGTCATCAGCTTCTGCAAGCACTGCGGGGACGACATCGCCGGGCTGCTGCCGCGAAAGGTCAAGGCGGCCACCGAAAAGTACAGCCTGACCTTTCCTCCCAGCGAGATCATCAACGCGGAGAAGCAGCAACCCTTCCAGAACCTTCTGCGGGAGTACTTTACGTCTCTGGCCAAGCACCTGAAGAAGGACCACCGGGAGCTGCAGAACATCGAAAGGCAGAACAGGTGACGCCAACGATGGCCTCGCCGTCGGCGACTTGAGCCTTGCCATAGACCTgccgtatgtatgcatgtacatctatatgtatgcatatgtgagcctatatatgtatatatatgtgtatatatgtatgtatgtgtatgtatgtgtgtatatatgtgtatatatatatatatatgtatgtgtgtgtatatatatgtgtatatatgtgtgtatatgtatacatatatatatatatacacacatatatacatatatatacacatatatatatatactcatacatacatacacacatacatacatatatatatacatacatatatatatacacacacatatatatacatatacatatatatatatatatatatatatatatatatatatatatacatatatatacatgtatacatacatatatgtgtatatatatatacatacatatatatatgtatatgtatatatgtgtatatatgtatatgtatatatatgtatatatgtgtatatatgtatatgtgtgtgtgtgtgtatgtgtgtgtgtatgtatatatatatttcagcaacatgcttatttatatatttattcatatatttatttattaacccatttattacctatctatttatgtctaaaatgcctttcctatttctgcatcctcacccccttgctactgtgacaacgcaatttcccaaatacgggatgaataaagttatccaatccaatctaagaTCCCGGCCGGGTGGGATCGCCGTCGCCAACTTGAGCTTTGCCAGCTAATTGTCTCTGGGCTCTCTCTCCTACAGGCGCATCTTGCATTCCAAAGGCGAGCTGAGCGAGGACCGCCACAAGCAGTACGAAGAGTTTGCCACGTCTTACCAGAAACTGCTGGCCAACACGCAGTCCTTGGCTGACCTCCTGGACGAAAACATGCCAGAGTTACCTCAGGACAAGAGCGTGCAGGAAGGTGCGTCGTCCCGTCTTTTCTCCTCGACTCGGTAAGGTAGACGGACGGGCCAGCTAATCACCCCACCGCCTCCCCAGAACACGGACCCGGAATCGACGTCTTCACGCCCGGCAAGCCCGGAGAGTACGACCTGGAGGGCGGCATCTGGGAGGACGAAGACGCTCGCAACTTCTACGAGAACCTGGTGGACCTCAAGGCCTTCGTGCCGGCCATCCTCTTCAAGGACAACGAGAAGGGCGGCCAGGGCAAAGACAAGGATGAGGCcaaaggtctttttttttgctcgaaAAGCCTCGCCACATTGCAAAATTCCTTCCCGGGTTTTCCCACCGCCTCCCTTTTGGTACCATTTTGGGCAGACGCCCACGAGGCCAAGGAGGCCGCCGGCGCCACGGAGGAACTGGAGCTGGAGCTGGAAGCCCTGGACATCGCCGACGAGCCTCTGGAACCGGAGGCGCCCGACGAGGCCGAGAGCGAAGAACTGGCCAAAAAGATGATCGACGAGCAGGGTGAATAGCGCCCAAACGGACGCTAAAACGTTTCCCGGGCGTCGGCTCAAAACTGCCTTTGGCGGTGTGCTCTTTTTAGAGCAAGAGGACGAAGAGGCCAGCACGGGCTCCCACCTGAAGCTGATTGTGGACGCTTTCATCCAGCAGCTCCCCAACTGCGTCAACCGAGACCTCATCGACAAGGTGAGCGAGCGCCGGCCAGGCGGGTCGGGCTGCTCCGCCGAGAGCTCGCCGTCGACGCTAAGTGCGCCTTGACTCTTGCAGGCCGCCATGGACTTTTGCATGAACATGAACACCAAATCCAACAGGCGGAAGCTGGTGCGAGCTCTCTTCACGGTGCCGCGGCAGAGGTGATTTCACACACGCGACCTTTCGGATTCAGTGAATATAAATAAgaacggtactcggatgattagccgaaagacgtttcgccgacggacgtttgacagacggacgggtcgccgaatggatgttccgccgaacggaggtttcgccaaaacgggattcgcgtgctcgccccgcccccggatcgtgtgtgtacaaggtTTTctacctcggcccgcgggccatgtatggcccattaggatttttaatctggcccaccggcggcgttgtccaaatggTAGTAAAAATctatgattcatttccctttgctgctcatcactctcaatttattagtctaccgtcaatggcagccccggaataagcactcttaggcgggcagatgtagcagaaccgagccgtaaaatgacagcaatcaggtcatacaaatactggagctctttggacactagaaccgagcccagcgaagtgaattcctcggtaaaatgtctcgatgatgtcgcgatggaggcaaaacgtccatatacgtccattcgccaaacggctcaaaatgctctcaaattcggtcaaatacagccaaaaacagcgtttaatgattatatacaaatactaatattcggcgaaacgtccattcagcgacctgtccgtcggcgaaacgtctttaggcgaatcagcCGGTCATGAATAAGAACTGCTGCTGCTCTCAGAATTTCCCAGACTAGCCGCTAGGAGGCGACGTGACTGGAGTCCTTTGTTTGCAGGTTGGACCTCCTGCCTTTTTACTCCCGCCTGGTGGCCACCCTTCATCCCTGCATGTCAGACGTGGCCGATGACCTCTGCTCCATGCTGAAAGGAGACTTCAGGTTTCACGTGAGGCCCGGACACCAATCGCCGTCCTCGTCACGAGAGGTGTGGCGGAGGCGGATCTTTGCTCGACGTTTTGCCCTTGCCACTCCAGATCCGCAAGAAGGACCAGATCAACATTGAGACCAAAAATAAGACCGTCAGGTTTATCGGGGAACTGGCCAAGTTCAAGATGTTCTGCAAGACGGACACGCTTCACTGCCTGAAGGTGCGCGACCTCTCGGCGGGGTGGCCCAGTAAAGGCGCCTTCCTTTTTCAATTGGCGCCTTTGTGTCTTTGTTTCCGCCCCCAGATGCTGCTGTCTGATTTCACGCACCACCACGTGGAGATGGCGTGCACCCTCCTGGAGACCTGCGGCCGCTTCCTCTTCAGGTCGCCGGAGTCGCACTTGCGCACCAGTGTCCTGCTGGTCAGTCCGATggaccttttttgttgttgtcttgattTGCTTCCGGGCAATGCATCTTGACACCCGCGCAAACCCCTTTTTGGCCAGGAACAAATGATGCGTAAAAAGCAAGCCCAGCACCTGGACGCCCGCTACGTGACCATGGTAGAGAAcgcctactactactgcaacccCCCGCCCGTCGGAAAGACGGTGAAGAAGAAGAGGCCGCCGCTGCAGGAGTACATTCGCAAGCTGCTCTACAAGGACCTGTCCAAGGTCACCACCGAGAAGGTGCTCAGGCAGATGCGCAAGCTGCCCTGGCAGGACCCCGAGGTCAAGAGCTACCTCATCTGCTGTATGGTCAACATCTGGAACGTCAAGTACAACAGCATCCACTGCGTGGCCAACCTGCTGGCCGGCCTGGTGGCCTACCAGGAGGACGTGGGCATCCACGTGGTGGACGGGGTCCTGGAGGACATCCGCCTAGGGATGGAGGTACGTGCAAAGTCGGGGCGCCATCTTAACGGGGACGCCAACCCCGTGTCCGTCTGTCTCAGGTCAACCAGCCCAAGTTCAACCAGCGGCGCATCAGCAGCGCCAAGTTCCTGGGCGAGCTCTACAACTACCGCATGGTGGAGTCGGCCGTCATCTTCCGCACGCTCTTCTCCTTCATCTCCTTTGGCGTCAACCAGGACGGCAGCCCCAGCTCGCTGGACCCCCCCGAGCACCTGTTCCGCATCCGCCTGGTGTGCACGCTGCTCGACACCTGCGGCCAGTACTTTGACCGAGGCTCCAGCAAGAAGAAGCTGGACTGTTTCCTCATC harbors:
- the slc35e3 gene encoding solute carrier family 35 member E3; protein product: MAGEKLLSLPANRRIAVGLLANLLSSICIVFLNKWIYLHYGFPNMTLTLVHFAVTWLGLYGCQKMDVFSPKRLPLRRIGWLALSFCGFVAFTNLSLQNNSVGTYQLAKAMTTPVIIFIQTAFYNKTFSTKIQLTLVPITLGVILNSYYDVRFNVPGTLFATLGVLVTSLYQVWVGAKQHELQVNSMQLLYYQAPLSSGFLLIIIPFFEPLGGDGGIFGPWSLPALLTVFFSGVVAFLVNLSIYWIIGNTSAVTYNMFGHFKFCLTLVGGYVLFQDPLSFNQALGILCTLVGILSYTHIKLAEIEEGKSRLAQRP
- the upf2 gene encoding regulator of nonsense transcripts 2 isoform X2: MAHLDVVEKDGVSMPAERKRSVNMDEKDACSSGVKDKEKERDAERKATAPPQQDKAKDEAKASGKKDSGKEDKRKRQEEEKKKKEEKDRKKKEEDKQKAEEEQKQKEEEVKRQQEEEEKKLQEEEARRRREEEAALLKEQEEGQQLQQEAWERHHCRKELRAKNQKAHEARPEEAFFSRLDSSLKKNTAFVKKLRTLTEQQRDSLSNDFGSLNLSKYIGEAVASVVEAKLKISDVGCAVHLCSLFHQRYGEFAPLLLQGWRKHFEARKEDKAPNVSKLRTDLRFLAELTIVGFFTDKEGLSLIYEQLKNIIAADRDTHTHVSVVISFCKHCGDDIAGLLPRKVKAATEKYSLTFPPSEIINAEKQQPFQNLLREYFTSLAKHLKKDHRELQNIERQNRRILHSKGELSEDRHKQYEEFATSYQKLLANTQSLADLLDENMPELPQDKSVQEEHGPGIDVFTPGKPGEYDLEGGIWEDEDARNFYENLVDLKAFVPAILFKDNEKGGQGKDKDEAKDAHEAKEAAGATEELELELEALDIADEPLEPEAPDEAESEELAKKMIDEQEQEDEEASTGSHLKLIVDAFIQQLPNCVNRDLIDKAAMDFCMNMNTKSNRRKLVRALFTVPRQRLDLLPFYSRLVATLHPCMSDVADDLCSMLKGDFRFHIRKKDQINIETKNKTVRFIGELAKFKMFCKTDTLHCLKMLLSDFTHHHVEMACTLLETCGRFLFRSPESHLRTSVLLEQMMRKKQAQHLDARYVTMVENAYYYCNPPPVGKTVKKKRPPLQEYIRKLLYKDLSKVTTEKVLRQMRKLPWQDPEVKSYLICCMVNIWNVKYNSIHCVANLLAGLVAYQEDVGIHVVDGVLEDIRLGMEVNQPKFNQRRISSAKFLGELYNYRMVESAVIFRTLFSFISFGVNQDGSPSSLDPPEHLFRIRLVCTLLDTCGQYFDRGSSKKKLDCFLIYFQRYVWWKKSVEVWTKEHPFPIDIDYMISDTLELLRPKMRMAASLEEATRQVADLEREVLVKLGLAMEKDGRTSAMSEGEGPDEEDDDEDEEGGAETEEQSGNESEMNEAEEDEASENEEDERDDEEEENTDDLTDSNKENETDEENNEVTLRGGGLRHVACAEDEDFIQALDKMMLENLQQRTGESVKVHQLDVAIPLQLKSQLRKGGAGPPCIGDADVSETMQFVMLTRKGNKQQYKILNVPLSSHLAANHFNQQQAEQEERMRMKKLTLDINERQEQEDYQEMLQSLAQRPAQANTNRERRPRYQHPKGAPNADLIFKTGGR
- the upf2 gene encoding regulator of nonsense transcripts 2 isoform X1, which codes for MAHLDVVEKDGVSMPAERKRSVNMDEKDACSSGVKDKEKERDAERKATAPPQQDKAKDEAKASGKKDSGKEDKRKRQEEEKKKKEEKDRKKKEEDKQKAEEEQKQKEEEVKRQQEEEEKKLQEEEARRRREEEAALLKEQEEGQQLQQEAWERHHCRKELRAKNQKAHEARPEEAFFSRLDSSLKKNTAFVKKLRTLTEQQRDSLSNDFGSLNLSKYIGEAVASVVEAKLKISDVGCAVHLCSLFHQRYGEFAPLLLQGWRKHFEARKEDKAPNVSKLRTDLRFLAELTIVGFFTDKEGLSLIYEQLKNIIAADRDTHTHVSVVISFCKHCGDDIAGLLPRKVKAATEKYSLTFPPSEIINAEKQQPFQNLLREYFTSLAKHLKKDHRELQNIERQNRRILHSKGELSEDRHKQYEEFATSYQKLLANTQSLADLLDENMPELPQDKSVQEEHGPGIDVFTPGKPGEYDLEGGIWEDEDARNFYENLVDLKAFVPAILFKDNEKGGQGKDKDEAKDAHEAKEAAGATEELELELEALDIADEPLEPEAPDEAESEELAKKMIDEQEQEDEEASTGSHLKLIVDAFIQQLPNCVNRDLIDKAAMDFCMNMNTKSNRRKLVRALFTVPRQRLDLLPFYSRLVATLHPCMSDVADDLCSMLKGDFRFHIRKKDQINIETKNKTVRFIGELAKFKMFCKTDTLHCLKMLLSDFTHHHVEMACTLLETCGRFLFRSPESHLRTSVLLEQMMRKKQAQHLDARYVTMVENAYYYCNPPPVGKTVKKKRPPLQEYIRKLLYKDLSKVTTEKVLRQMRKLPWQDPEVKSYLICCMVNIWNVKYNSIHCVANLLAGLVAYQEDVGIHVVDGVLEDIRLGMEVNQPKFNQRRISSAKFLGELYNYRMVESAVIFRTLFSFISFGVNQDGSPSSLDPPEHLFRIRLVCTLLDTCGQYFDRGSSKKKLDCFLIYFQRYVWWKKSVEVWTKEHPFPIDIDYMISDTLELLRPKMRMAASLEEATRQVADLEREVLVKLGLAMEKDGRTSAMSEGEGPDEEDDDEDEEGGAETEEQSGNESEMNEAEEDEASENEEDERDDEEEENTDDLTDSNKENETDEENNEVTLRGGGLRHVACAEDEDFIQALDKMMLENLQQRTGESVKVHQLDVAIPLQLKSQLRKGGAGPPCIGDADVSETMQFVMLTRKGNKQQYKILNVPLSSHLAANHFNQQQAEQEERMRMKKLTLDINERQEQEDYQEMLQSLAQRPAQANTNRERRPRYQHPKGAPNADLIFKTGGRRR
- the upf2 gene encoding regulator of nonsense transcripts 2 isoform X3, which encodes MPAERKRSVNMDEKDACSSGVKDKEKERDAERKATAPPQQDKAKDEAKASGKKDSGKEDKRKRQEEEKKKKEEKDRKKKEEDKQKAEEEQKQKEEEVKRQQEEEEKKLQEEEARRRREEEAALLKEQEEGQQLQQEAWERHHCRKELRAKNQKAHEARPEEAFFSRLDSSLKKNTAFVKKLRTLTEQQRDSLSNDFGSLNLSKYIGEAVASVVEAKLKISDVGCAVHLCSLFHQRYGEFAPLLLQGWRKHFEARKEDKAPNVSKLRTDLRFLAELTIVGFFTDKEGLSLIYEQLKNIIAADRDTHTHVSVVISFCKHCGDDIAGLLPRKVKAATEKYSLTFPPSEIINAEKQQPFQNLLREYFTSLAKHLKKDHRELQNIERQNRRILHSKGELSEDRHKQYEEFATSYQKLLANTQSLADLLDENMPELPQDKSVQEEHGPGIDVFTPGKPGEYDLEGGIWEDEDARNFYENLVDLKAFVPAILFKDNEKGGQGKDKDEAKDAHEAKEAAGATEELELELEALDIADEPLEPEAPDEAESEELAKKMIDEQEQEDEEASTGSHLKLIVDAFIQQLPNCVNRDLIDKAAMDFCMNMNTKSNRRKLVRALFTVPRQRLDLLPFYSRLVATLHPCMSDVADDLCSMLKGDFRFHIRKKDQINIETKNKTVRFIGELAKFKMFCKTDTLHCLKMLLSDFTHHHVEMACTLLETCGRFLFRSPESHLRTSVLLEQMMRKKQAQHLDARYVTMVENAYYYCNPPPVGKTVKKKRPPLQEYIRKLLYKDLSKVTTEKVLRQMRKLPWQDPEVKSYLICCMVNIWNVKYNSIHCVANLLAGLVAYQEDVGIHVVDGVLEDIRLGMEVNQPKFNQRRISSAKFLGELYNYRMVESAVIFRTLFSFISFGVNQDGSPSSLDPPEHLFRIRLVCTLLDTCGQYFDRGSSKKKLDCFLIYFQRYVWWKKSVEVWTKEHPFPIDIDYMISDTLELLRPKMRMAASLEEATRQVADLEREVLVKLGLAMEKDGRTSAMSEGEGPDEEDDDEDEEGGAETEEQSGNESEMNEAEEDEASENEEDERDDEEEENTDDLTDSNKENETDEENNEVTLRGGGLRHVACAEDEDFIQALDKMMLENLQQRTGESVKVHQLDVAIPLQLKSQLRKGGAGPPCIGDADVSETMQFVMLTRKGNKQQYKILNVPLSSHLAANHFNQQQAEQEERMRMKKLTLDINERQEQEDYQEMLQSLAQRPAQANTNRERRPRYQHPKGAPNADLIFKTGGRRR